Sequence from the Phragmites australis chromosome 6, lpPhrAust1.1, whole genome shotgun sequence genome:
AAACACTCATCTTTTTAGCACATATGACTTCACTCAGTCTGCTTCTCCTTAACATGCTTAtctttactacttaaaaagtaCCAAAAGAGTCTTGTGCGGGACTCATGAGTCCCTCGCCCACCCCATCCCCCTCTCTCACATAGGGGTCACGTTTGCTCGCCCCTTCATCCATCCATCCGCACGCCTGCCCCTTCGTCCACTAGTTCCCCTCACGCGTTGAGGCCCACGTGATCCACAGTGTCATCCTGCCTGCCAAATCCAGCACCCAGCCATCCCCTGggccctctccccctccctctgtTCCTCCTCCCCGCACCCTCCCCTGGTCTCCCTCCCCCGACCGCCCACCCCCGCGGCTCCACACCCTGTCTACAGATCTGATGGAGATAAACTCTGTCGCGTGTCTCGGTGGCCGGCGCGCCTCCACCATGCCCTCGTCATCTAAGAGGGACAACCACTTTTCATTCACCCACTGGCCCCACAATGGACGACGTCTCCGGCCCCATCGTCGGCCTACCACGGCGCTTCGTTCCCTCTCCGCCCCCGCAATGGTCGCCACGACGCTCCGTTCCCTTGCCACCGTGCGTCGCATcgagcaccaccacctcctcctagAGAGCCACTCCGTCGACTTCACCCTTGCCGACATCGTAGCCGCCCGCGTGCACCACCTCACTGTCTCCTGGGACCTCAGGTAGGCAGGCAAGCCATGAGTTTGAGGTGGGAGCTAACGGCGTCGCTGTCATCACCATCTGCAACCCGCCCATCAACTCACTCTCCATTGATGGTGTGGTACACAGTCCCTCCCTGCCCTCCcccaaatatgttttcttgatctttttttttttgtggctgGCCATTTGAAGCAAGATTGGGTGTTTGCAGTTCACGAGTGGTTTAattcgatcaagggagatatgAAAAGTGTCTCCTTTTGTGGATTGTTCCTGTCGCTTGGCTTCACCTTTCAGCACCCACACCATGGCGAGTTCGTCGGCTGCTTGTGATCCTGTGCCTTCTAGGATGTGGATGCTCTCACttcctcatgctcttcttcCCAAGCCACtggagaggaaggtgatgatgaaCAGGAAACTGTTGCGGATGAGAAGCTGCGTCAAGGGGGTGAGCCTCACCGGAGGTCACACATATCACCAACCTGAAGAGGACTAGAAACATGCACAAGGTTCGAAGTCCAAACTACTCACATTTCATCTTAATTCGTCTCTATTTGCGATCCTATCTGTGGAGATTTGATGACGGTGATCCTGTGCTAGGGTATGGATGCTCTCGCTTCCTCGTGCTCATCCCATGGAAAGGATTATGACCAAGGAGTAGCCGGGGATGAGAGCACCAGTCTAGTGAGGGTCCAAAAGGTCGGttgcaaaacaaaacaaatgttTCATTCGCAAGATTGATGATCAGTGGCtgagttttgattggatttGTGGTTGAATCTGCAGCTGTCGGTTTCCATGGCGGATAGGGCCACTATGCTCGAGAGGGAGTTGAACAACATCCTGTCTAAGCTGCATTTGATGCTAGAGAGGTGTGCGTTGCTCGAGGAGGAGAACAGGATGCTCACAGATAAGGGTGGGCTTGCCCCCGAAGAAGATGATATGGTAATAATCTTATTTCACCACAAGCACATCTTGTTCTGAAAGGTTTGGTAGGAGCTCTGCCCATTTATTATAGAAGAGAGGAATAAGTTCAGGTTTCATCATCATCGTAGCGCGATAAAAAGGTTAACAAATTACAAGGGTATCACACAGATGAGTAACAACTAACAACTTGGGGGCGAAAGAAATAATCCAACTAACTAATTTGTGCTACAGATTGGTGAGTAGTAACCGTTTTCTACATGCATATATTCTTGCCGCAATTTGTGCTACAGATTGTAGATGTTTGACAAGTTGATTTTGCAATTGTTAGAAACAAGGATGATGTATGGAAACATTACCAATCATGAGGCATTTCTGCGGAGGAAGCTCAAAGAGCAGCAGTAGGTAGCCGAGCTGCAGCAAGCCATCGATTGCAGGGCCGCCAATTCATGGGGCTGTAGCTTCTCGACCTCAAGAGCAGGGGTCACCATCTCAGCTCCCCTGTTGGTTCACCCATGTTTCTGGGACAAACAGATGGCAAAGGCAGCGTTAATGGAAATGGCAATGCCGTCCACTTGGAGGATGTCACCATCCAAGGTCCAGTCTTTGATCTTGACTCTTGCATTAATGAGATGCTTGTAGGTTCAGAGGTCGTAACTTCATGGTTTCTTGTTGTAGATAACAGGCTAAAAAGCCTTGCCATGAGTGCGTCTGCATCTGCTGTTGTCTCTGCAACTGCTGCAGAAGGCAAGCAAGAGGAGCAGCATAAAGATAATGGTCCAGATGCCTTCTATTATATGTTTTTCTGGGTGAGATGAGCTTTCTCAGTTTTTTCTACAATCATGCTTGAACAATTGATTAGAACCACGACTGCAATATGCAGATAGCTAAAAAGTTGAGGTTTTGAGAGGAATAGAATCTCATTAATGGTTGTCTGGTTGGAATTATTCAAATTAAGATCATATTTCATCATTAGTTTTTCTAGCATTAATTAAGTAATCATCTCATGCTCTGTTCCTCCATCATGATCGCTCAAAggtcatattttatcattagttTTTTCAGTATTACATTAATACCAAGTAATATTTGGGTTTCTTGTTATATTTCACGTTAAATTATTAATTATTGAGCTGTAAGTTAGTTATAATAGCGAATCACTCTTAGATCGTCTACTGATATAAACAATAGCTTTTACATGTACTTGatattattttatataatttttatttctattgCAACGTAAAAACACTCAACTAATATGATATAACTTTATAAAATCCTATTACAGCAACTAAACACAACCCTAGTGTTTCTTGGTGCGCTCGCGTCCCCAGCCAACATCCTGTATGCGCTTCCCTCCCCCGACGTAAGTTGCACCTCACTGGTACTGAATTTCGTCTGTAATTTATTCAGTATAGTTTTCCTCAATTTGTTCGGTTTACTGCCACACGATTTTGTTTGGCTAATACCatcttttattatttaccaAACATTTGGTTGCGCTAATTTTTGCCGGATTGTTGAGCCTTATCGTGCGATTACAGAGGGAGAGTGCAGTCAAAGATACAGAACTTCGCAGAGAAGGATTCGATATTTGAATATACTTGATTTTATTCTTTCTGCGGTGTTCCTTTACGCAGGCAGGCGGTACGACCACTGTTATGCAATAATGGAGTATGATTTTTATTTGCGGTAATCGCACAGAATTCTGGCAAAGCCAGGCAACCAATCGGCGAGGCGTGGATGCAAGCAACCGTCCTGCCACGAGCCTCCTCTAAAAAGTCACAGACCTTGACTACCAACGAGGCAGCTCAGCCGACCACGAGGCCGCCggtccctccctcccttccccttcttctccgcCGGATCCTCCACCCGCCGCTCCTCGCTCCGCCGCTGGTCTCTCGGTCTAGTGCGGTGGAGATCCATCGGGGGGCGTGGATTGGTTTCTTCTCCTTGTCGGTGGTAAAGTAATTCTACCTTGCCTGGATGGGTTGCCCTGTTTTAGGAGTCGGTCTTTGTTCTCAATCAAGCCcaaatctttctctctctcgccACTCAATTTGCTGCGGATTTGCGTGCTGCGTGGTGCGCTGCTtaccatccatccatccatccatggttCGATTAGgttattgttcttcttcttcttcagcgcGCGCACAAGATAGACGTTAGTTACGCGATAGGCCTTCTTGGCACCTAATTAAGGTGCGGGCGCGgtttatttttctgaaattttgggGGTTCAACTGAACCCCCATGCCTCACGCCGACTCGCCGAGTCCGCCCTCGGAGGAGCGAGCAGGGACTTGGGAAGGGTTTGGGGAAAGCGTCATATTTTCAGGAGGAATTGAGGAAAGGCTTAAATCTTGGGTGTAAATATGGGTTTTAGCCCCGCAAATGAGGAAAGTTCTTATTTTTAGTAGAGACGTTGCATCTGTTTTTATGGAAAATTCACGGGTTTCTTGGTTGTAGAAGATGTAATTGCTTTAGTTTTAAGTTGGAATTGCATGTTGTTTGGTGGCCAGCtcatttcataaaaaaattcatcctGTTGTAGAGCTGGTTAGGGAGCAGAAGAGAGCAATTCTCGCGTGAGGATGGGCAGTCTGCAACAGCTTTACCATTAGCATTTGATCTTTTGACATGACTGAGGGGGCGAAGTTTCACGGTATGATAGGCAGCGGGGGCAAGGGGATGCAAGACAATGAGATCAATGGCTTCTACAACATGTCCTACTACCATAAGTTTGGCGAGGGCTCCCACATGTCTGTGGACAGCGCCGACGGCTTCAACCTGGCCAATTGCGCCGGTGGTTCTGTTGCCATGTCAGTGGACAACAGCAGTGTGGGCTCGAATGAGTCTCGCACGGTCATACTTAAGCACCCAGGCCTCCGTGATGCCCCTACTGCAAGCTATTCAGTTGGCAATAGTGTCTTCCGCCCCAACCGTGTGGCTGCACACACGCTGAATGAGGATGCATTGGCTCGGGTTTTGATGGACCCGAATCATCCGACTGAGATACTAAGTAATTACGAGCAGTGGACCATTGATTTGGGGAGGTTGGACATGGGGGATCCTTTTGCTCAAGGAGCCTTTGGGAAGCTGTACAGGGGAACATATAGTGGAGAAGATGTTGCCATTAAGCTGTTGGAGAAGCCTGAGAATGACCTGGAAAGAGCGCATTTGATGGAACAGCAATTTGTGCAAGAAGTTATGATGTTGTCAAGGCTGAGTCATCCAAATATTGTAAGGTTTATAGGGGCATGTAGGAAATCAATCGTTTGGTGCATTGTTACAGAGTATGCAAAAGGTGGCTCAGTCCGGCAGTTCCTGGCGAGAAGGCAGAACAAGTCAGTGCCTTTGAGATTGGCTGTCAAACAGGCATTGGATGTAGCTCGGGGAATGGCTTATGTGCATGCCTTGGGATTTATTCACAGAGATCTGAAGTCAGATAACCTTCTAATTGCAGCAGACAAATCCATTAAGATTGCTGACTTCGGAGTTGCTCGTATCGAGGTGAAAACTGAAGGGATGACACCAGAGACAGGAACCTACCGCTGGATGGCTCCGTAAGTTATAAATTTCCCCTTGCTGAtgattttcctttttaaaaatttCTTCCATAATGTTTGGCATTTAGTTTATTTCGATGTGCAGCTCTTGTATGGCTCATAAATTGCCAGGCCTTCACTTGATAAAATTGGACTGTCGGTcaataatatttaatttaagTAGTCACACTTACAACTTCTGACATGTAGGATTTCAAGTTCTTTCTCTCAATTTACGTGGATACTCTGACTGTACATACCaacttttcataattttttttggaagcTCAAGGACTCAAACCATACATGCTGCATAGTAGTCTTCTTGGATTACTTGAGCTCTATTAAAGCTATCAATTATGCAACACCCTCCTAATTTTTCATTTGATTAAATATTTCTATTgcatgccaaaccaatcaaatcACGTTAGTGGGATTGACTTACATGCTTATCAATGAGGTAGGCCCGGTGCACCACAAATTCAATCTTTTGGCTCTATAGAGTATGGATCCGTCCTAGTTCAAATTGAAATATTGCTGAGGCTGCACCTATTTTCTCCACACCGGGGTAGGATGAGTGGGTGACTATACACAGCAACAAGTATAACAGGAAAATGTTCCATTTTTGCATGTATAATCCAAATTGTCTTCGCTTACATGGACAAATGGTAGATAAATGTTTGACTTACTATTGATGCACCAGTAGTCACTAGTCAGTTGCTTGTGTAATTTGTGTTTTCTCAACAACAGTTCAGCGTTATACTATACTATGCTTATAGTAGATGAGCTAGTGTTTtgcctttttttcccttttcaggGAAATGATCCAGCACAGGCCCTATGATCATAAAGTTGATGTCTACAGCTTTGGGATTGTCTTGTGGGAGCTTATAACTGGCATGCTTCCCTTCACAAATATGACGGCCGTTCAGGCAGCTTTTGCTGTTGTAAATAAGGGTGCTCGTCCAGTAATCCCACAAGATTGCCTGCCTGCTTTAAGCCATATCATGACTCGTTGCTGGGATGCGAACCCTGAAGTTCGCCCACCATTTACTGAGATTGTCTGCATGCTTGAGAGTGCTGAGACGGAGATTGTGAGCAATGTCCGTAAAGCACGCTTCCGCTGCTGTATATCCGAGCCCATGACCACCGACTGAAGTGGAAGCAGGGTGGATGACCACAAAGAGGGAAATAAGAGAAGGGgaagaaaggagaaagaacCAGTCTCAATGTATTCACCGTATCGGTGCTAGGGGTCCCTAGGATTTGAGCTTCTGTGTTGTTCTATCTTGTGTAAGTTGCACAGCTGAAGTAATCTCTTATGAAAGTATAGATGATGTTGCCTTGTATGTTAACAAGATCTAATGGAGCTTTCCTATGTTAATAACATCTGTTTGTTCTTGTACTCGCACCAGTTTGCTCTGTAGCGTTTCCGATGCCATTTCTCGGTGTTGACCTAAGTTCAAGACTGTATTGATATTTCTGCACTTAGATTGAGATGACTCTCGTTTGGTTATCATCTTTTGTATGCGTCACTATCTGTTGCCCAGTCAAATACATGACTTGGTCATATTTGTGTACAGTGTGTGCCGGCCATGGAGAAATCTTGACATCTGAGCAATTGGGCAGGTGGTTCCTATTTGGAAACCAGAACATGCCATGTTGTGTGGTTTTGCATGTCTGACTGCTTGCACTGAGAACATGAGATTTTAGCCACATACTCATGTGGGTCAGGCAGACTTGTATGGGGAAAATTGTGATGGTGACTAGGTTCTGAATCCATGTCCCAAGTAACTATTTGATTATCTTTTCTGAGACCAAGTAGCTGTTTGTTTTGTTTGCTTTGAGTTTGAGGAGACAAGATTGATTTCTTTACTTGGAATTGTATGATTAAAttatttattgatgatatcagTCACCGAAATAGGGTATGTGGCGGCACGTTCTAGata
This genomic interval carries:
- the LOC133922581 gene encoding serine/threonine-protein kinase STY13-like, which translates into the protein MTEGAKFHGMIGSGGKGMQDNEINGFYNMSYYHKFGEGSHMSVDSADGFNLANCAGGSVAMSVDNSSVGSNESRTVILKHPGLRDAPTASYSVGNSVFRPNRVAAHTLNEDALARVLMDPNHPTEILSNYEQWTIDLGRLDMGDPFAQGAFGKLYRGTYSGEDVAIKLLEKPENDLERAHLMEQQFVQEVMMLSRLSHPNIVRFIGACRKSIVWCIVTEYAKGGSVRQFLARRQNKSVPLRLAVKQALDVARGMAYVHALGFIHRDLKSDNLLIAADKSIKIADFGVARIEVKTEGMTPETGTYRWMAPEMIQHRPYDHKVDVYSFGIVLWELITGMLPFTNMTAVQAAFAVVNKGARPVIPQDCLPALSHIMTRCWDANPEVRPPFTEIVCMLESAETEIVSNVRKARFRCCISEPMTTD